A DNA window from Polyodon spathula isolate WHYD16114869_AA chromosome 18, ASM1765450v1, whole genome shotgun sequence contains the following coding sequences:
- the LOC121330923 gene encoding general transcription factor 3C polypeptide 1-like isoform X2, with protein sequence MDALQALEDEVALEGLDGITVSGLWFRIQNRVPKFPLLLDPATKQFLWQALVCNAELEFYELPKERPAFVFFDRFKEIDPETGIQEIRKESSLVEDLYPIHIVFDNKKGIKGSCQFFNERINVTSQIRNEALQPCCTLEEAVDRWAEKLVIVASQRVRYRALIGWEGDPDLKLPDYSYCILERLGRARWQGELQRDLHCGAFKTDARKLHYLRKVLDRNDLLTMQSHVIRLPNSSQQHSILLLLKRFHVDRRSKYAILMERVSNVLAGKPGKLAVMIHLRHELGLCERTFKRMYQYMIAAGIVQVVSVPLHELNPEAGHCKTKKGTDIIVRCVKLLKEYKKKAGEDGDDNDEEEDSVQRSWQPVERVWERDMLAQAYELIESRGTTGITQTEIRLSMNIGKLEARMICRLLERYQLIKGFMEDEGRQRTTKYISKVYVERSDLNQQFEKEKARSEQLSTVGCSLLEPVESQGEGREELPSEKESSPVQSEVEEEQQQHEGSPRSAAKKQKTRILIDPQALLPHSKLGGSPKQSTPCKRIKAFDFRGRAESPILPQSVQDNEETPAVPAESDMSVDVSEQTTNRESSDQSVQNDRNVTVIEEVRLEQAKDRDGKGGRKKPNKLLLRIDKPHETYRLLKRKNMIIEAVHNLKLIDSLYSLQKMIMDEEKQDGVVTRCCKKSILRLVHKLSQDGVLRLYRTTVVQDGISKKVEFVVHPSILPQDPLVKSAIEQVRFRISSSYTAHRVKAQQAQAEAEEARNHKASKDPDQDPLGEPHADSGNQSENTSKAATSKTDDKMGVTPLKNFHPPIVPGLGRSLGFLPKMPRLRLVHIFLWYVVYGHPLRKPPEENPTPREELGPTNQNEMAEEREEGESAGPAEAEESIGGTELGELFVKETVYVDQASWKRFVPPTPIHREFEYGWALVSDILLCLPLSIFIQIVQVSYQVDNLEEYLSDPIKQHTLVRFLPQPMRQQLLYKRKYIFSFYESLQRMCYLGVLQFGPIEKFQDKDQVFVYVKKKATIVDTTTCDPHYNLALSSRPFEKRFYTFNSLQQLENFWFDLQCVCLNTPLGIVRGPRTKKSSSQESRQKPGDPEMDSAMEPELTAEKQVANHKLRMCECSRGRKEVLDDREIPGDGQGAAGLDSGFFSHLKRNWIWTSYILNKTKRPGAALEGSPTLRLQTFLTKHPLPLMTEGSKLNRLMDARQPMLVKEEEVHTEKEPALERNRRVVGGKKQKRKRLKKDPGRKAKRKRKEGASEQKRGRQPRFHDEADQSALQRMTRQRVAWTAQEDGFLVLCRVASHVLNRKVKGPFVPWQVVRDILHANFEESLDKTSLSVGRRARYIMKNPQTSLNFKICLAEVYQDKALVEEYLNRKNDYQSAEVCGLEFKAFVEELRRKLSSVVGDSELEIPDTKEELFRRFKVSAIGEEVELEEPRDALQSVDDIHSLVLSNLIQSTLALSNTQMKSCQSFQTFHLYRKYKDEVLFKVFLDCQKRGLVNRRRVNQALGPKKSRALPFVPMSYQLSQTYYRCFTWRFPSTLCTESNEFLEKLQSVGREDRPNAFIFQEQESQAADPDMVLFPLDGPGGNCLASLSLLILGLLSVEVAIPDQIVVVDSTMVDNEVIKSLGKEGVEDSEEGEGEDSENKRKMEVKSRQASHTNYLLMRGYCAPGIVSTRNLNTSDNVVVNSCQMRVKLRKAPAHSWIHTAAPSVVDLTPGQTCLPPSFTRLVKIPGASSSRLELFQQHCVDRCGYSPEDLQVVLEICNAIKEGKSFGIDRNELERRFSACEEPEEGRTRTFSQYLQDLINLEEVLEVGGNVLRIVAIEYVDPWLLHITAPRQPQRDEQSQQDVSTSRKRRLEECDPGKEAPASKRAALEDGDSAAPGDCRNAEENQESAHRDRDQTTTAENQESAHRDRYQTIAEENQESAHRDGDEETTVEDTGEQSGERDSQPSEDKEELKRLQGEGDVHSPRVERAETQEGASEGAGCEAVGFLSRPWRIVDGSVNKPLCKGMMEAVLLHIMTRPGVPEQQLVRHYQGVLQPVAVRELLQALEDLGCLLKKSMRKPTRVSLFSSPGPADSVCMKQRSGSSEVFYEPTIDCCLRLGKVFPHEANWNKWVKFLHT encoded by the exons ATGGACGCGCTGCAGGCGCTGGAAGATGAGGTGGCTCTGGAAGGTCTGGACGGGATCACTGTGTCTGGGCTGTGGTTCCGGATACAGAACCGCGTCCCCAAATTCCCCCTACTTCTCGACCCGGCCACGAAGCAGTTCCTGTGGCAGGCCTTGGTCTGTAATGCCGAGCTCGAGTTTTACGAGCTGCCAAAGGAGAGACCTGCTTTTGTCTTCTTTGACAG GTTCAAAGAAATCGATCCTGAAACTGGGATTCAGGAGATAAGGAAGGAGAGCTCCCTGGTGGAGGATCTCTACCCCATTCACATAGTCTTTGACAATAAGAAGGGGATCAAAGGCTCCTGCCAGTTCTTTAATGAGAGGATAAACGTGACGAGTCAGATCAGGAATGAAGCGCTACAGCCATGCTGCACCCTGGAAGAGGCAGTCGACAG GTGGGCGGAGAAGCTGGTCATTGTTGCGTCTCAGAGGGTTCGGTACCGTGCCCTGATTGGCTGGGAGGGCGACCCTGATCTGAAGCTGCCGGACTACTCATACTGCATCCTGGAGAGGCTGGGCCGGGCTCGCTGGCAGGGAGAGCTGCAGAGGGACCTGCACTGCGGGGCTTTCAA GACGGATGCCCGGAAGCTACACTACCTCAGGAAGGTGTTGGACAGGAACGACTTGCTTACCATGCAGTCCCACGTCATCCGGCTCCCGAACAGCAGCCAGCAGCACtccatcctcctcctgctcaagCGCTTTCACGTGGACAG GAGAAGTAAATATGCCATTCTGATGGAAAGAGTCTCCAATGTGCTGGCTGGCAAACCAGGCAAACTGGCGGTCATGATCCACTTGAGACACGAGCTG GGGCTGTGTGAACGGACCTTCAAGCGCATGTATCAGTACATGATTGCAGCTGGAATCGTTCAGGTCGTGTCTGTGCCCTTGCACGAGCTCAACCCAGAAGCAGGGCACTGCAAAACGAAGAAAG GTACTGATATCATTGTGAGATGTGTGAAGCTGCTGAAGGAGTACAAGAAGAAAGCCGGTGAGGATGGCGATGATAACGACGAGGAGGAGGACAGCGTTCAGAGAAGCTGGCAGCCGGTGGAGCGTGTATGGGAGAGGGACATGCTGGCACAGGCATATGAACTGA TCGAGAGCAGAGGAACCACAGGAATCACACAGACTGAGATTCGACTGTCAATGAACATTGGAAAGCTAGAGGCGCGAATGATTTGCAGGCTTCTGGAGCGCTACCAATTGATCAAG GGGTTCATGGAAGATGAAGGCCGTCAACGCACAACGAAATACATCTCCAAAGTGTATGTGGAGCGGAGCGATTTGAACCAGCAGTTTGAGAAGGAGAAGGCGCGGAGTGAGCAGCTGTCTACGGTTGGCTGCTCTTTACTGGAGCCCGTggagagccagggagaggggagagaggaactCCCTTCTGAAAAGGAGAGCTCACCGGTTCAGTCTGAGgtggaggaggagcagcagcagcatgagGGGAGTCCAAGAAGCGCTGCAAAGAAGCAGAAAACCAGAATCCTGATTGACCCCCAGGCTCTGCTGCCACACTCGAAGCTGGGTGGGAGCCCCAAGCAGTCCACACCGTGCAAGA gaataaaagCTTTTGATTTCAGAGGGCGCGCTGAAAGTCCCATCCTTCCACAAAGTGTGCAGGACAATGAAGAGACTCCAGCGGTCCCCGCAGAGTCTGACATGAGTGTTGACGTCTCGGAGCAAACGACAAACCGCGAGTCGAGCGACCAGTCAGTGCAGAATGACAGGAACGTCACCGTCATTGAAGAGGTTCGGCTGGAACAGGCGAAG GACAGAGATGGGAAAGGGGGGAGAAAGAAGCCCAATAAGCTGCTCCTGCGGATTGACAAGCCCCACGAAACCTACAGGCTGCTGAAACGCAAGAACATGATCATAGAAGCTGTGCACAACCTCAAGCTCATCGACAGCCTATACTC actgCAGAAAATGATAATGGATGAAGAGAAGCAGGATGGAGTGGTTACCAGGTGCTGCAAGAAATCCATCTTGAGGCTGGTTCACAAGCTGTCTCAGGATGGCGTGCTCAGACTGTACCGCACCACAGTCGTTCAGGATGGCATCAGCAAAAAG GTGGAGTTTGTAGTCCACCCCTCCATCCTTCCACAAGATCCTCTGGTGAAAAGTGCCATTGAACAGGTCCGCTTCCGCATCTCCAGCTCCTACACGGCACACCG AGTGAAGGCCCAGCAGGCTCAGGCAGAGGCTGAGGAGGCTCGGAACCACAAAGCCAGCAAGGACCCGGATCAGGACCCCCTGGGAGAGCCACACGCCGACTCTGGGAACCAGTCCGAGAACACCAGTAAAGCTGCAACCAGCAAGACTGATGACAAAATGGGAGTCACGCCTCTCAAGAACTTCCATCCTCCCATAG ttCCAGGACTTGGGCGCTCGTTAGGCTTCCTTCCCAAAATGCCACGGCTGCGGCTGGTCCACATCTTCCTGTGGTACGTGGTCTACGGGCACCCCCTGAGGAAACCTCCTGAGGAGAACCCCACCCCACGGGAGGAGCTGGGGCCAACCAATCAGAACGAGATGGcagaagagagggaggagggggagagcgCTGGCCCTGCAGAGGCTGAGGAGTCCATCGGGGGCACAGAGCTGGGCGAGCTGTTCGTCAAGGAAACTG tGTATGTGGACCAGGCTTCCTGGAAGAGATTTGTTCCTCCCACCCCCATTCACAGGGAGTTTGAGTACGGCTGGGCCCTTGTGAGCGACATTCTGCTTTGTCTGCCCCTTTCCATATTCATCCAGATCGTGCAAGTCAGCTACCAG GTGGATAACCTGGAGGAGTACCTGAGTGACCCGATCAAGCAGCACACCCTGGTCCGCTTCCTGCCACAGCCCATGCGACAGCAGCTGCTTTATAAACG GAagtacatattttcattttatgaaaGTTTGCAGCGCATGTGCTACTTGGGAGTCTTGCAGTTCGGACCAATTGAGAAATTTCAAGACAAAGACCAG GTGTTTGTATATGTGAAGAAGAAGGCCACTATCGTGGACACAACCACCTGTGACCCTCATTATAACCTGGCGCTCAGCAGCCGCCCCTTTGAGAAAAGGTTTTACACCTTCAACAGCCTGCAGCAGCTGGAGAACTTCTGGTTTGATCTGCAGTGCGTCTGCCTCAACACACCACTAG GTATAGTAAGAGGCCCTCGCACAAAGAAGAGCAGCTCTCAAGAGAGCCGGCAGAAGCCTGGTGATCCCGAGATGGATTCTGCAATGGAGCCGGAGTTAACGGCTGAGAAGCAAGTTGCCAACCACAAGCTGAGGATGTGTGAATGTTCAAG GGGCCGGAAGGAGGTGCTGGACGATCGAGAGATCCCAGGGGATGGGCAGGGTGCGGCAGGGCTGGACTCCGGCTTCTTCAGTCACCTGAAACGCAACTGGATTTGGACGAGTTACATCCTCAACAAAACCAAGAGA CCTGGTGCAGCTTTAGAAGGAAGTCCAACACTAAGACTGCAGACATTCTTGACGAAGCATCCCCTGCCTCTCATGACTGAAG GCAGTAAATTGAACAGGCTGATGGATGCCAGACAGCCAATGCTTGTTAAAGAGGAGGAGGTTCACACTGAGAAGGAGCCGGCCTTGGAGAGGAATAGACGGGTCGTGGGTGGAAAGAAACAGAAACGGAAGAGACTGAAGAAGGATCCTGGAAGGAAAGCTAAGAGAAAGAGGAAAG AGGGGGCGTCGGAGCAGAAGCGCGGAAGGCAGCCGCGCTTCCATGACGAAGCGGACCAGAGCGCCCTGCAGAGGATGACACGGCAGCGCGTGGCCTGGACTGCACAAGAGGACGGCTTTCTGGTGCTGTGCAGGGTCGCCAGCCACGTCCTCAACAGAAAG gtcaAGGGGCCCTTTGTTCCTTGGCAGGTTGTGCGAGACATCTTACACGCCAACTTTGAGGAGTCTTTGGACAAGACTTCCCTGTCTGTGGGTCGCAGAGCTCGATACATCATGAAGAATCCCCAGACCTCCCTGAACTTCAA AATTTGCCTTGCAGAGGTCTACCAGGACAAAGCCCTCGTTGAGGAGTACCTGAACAGGAAGAATGATTACCAAAGTGCAGAG GTGTGTGGCTTGGAATTCAAAGCGTTTGTAGAGGAGCTGAGGAGGAAGTTGAGCTCTGTGGTGGGAGACTCTGAGCTGGAAATCCCAGATACAAAGGAAGAGCTTTTCAGGAG GTTCAAAGTCTCTGCCATTGGGGAGGAAGTGGAGCTAGAGGAGCCGCGCGACGCCCTTCAGAG CGTGGATGATATCCACTCACTAGTACTGAGCAACCTGATCCAGAGCACGCTGGCGCTGTCCAACACACAGATGAAATCCTGCCAGTCTTTCCAG ACGTTCCACCTGTACAGGAAGTACAAAGATGAGGTTCTGTTCAAGGTGTTTCTGGACTGTCAGAAGCGAGGCTTGGTGAACCGGCGCCGAGTCAACCAGGCCTTGGGGCCCAAGAAGAGCCGGGCTCTGCCCTTTGTTCCCATGTCCTACCAGCTGTCACAGACTTACTACAG GTGCTTCACGTGGCGCTTCCCCAGCACTCTCTGCACAGAATCCAACGAGTTCTTGGAAAAGCTCCAGTCGGTTGGCAGGGAGGACCGGCCTAACGCCTTCATCTTCCAGGAGCAGGAGAGCCAAGCTGCGGACCCAGACATGGTGCTCTTCCCCCTGGATGGGCCCGGAGGGAACTGTCTGGCCAGCCTGTCCCTCCTTATCCTGGGGCTGCTCTCTGTGGAAGTGGCCATTCCAGATCAGATTGTGGTCGTGGACAGCACCATGGTGGACAATGAGGTGATAAAGAG CCTTGGGAAGGAAGGAGTGGAGGActcggaggagggggagggggaggactCTGAGAACAAGCGGAAGATGGAGGTGAAATCACGGCAGGCTTCCCACACAAACTACCTGCTGATGAGGGGGTACTGCGCCCCGGGCATCGTCAGCACCCGTAACCTCAACACCAGCGACAACGTGGTAGTCAACTCCTGCCAGATGAGGGTGAAGCTGCGCAAAGCACCGGCACACAGCTGGATCCACACAGCCG ctCCCTCTGTAGTGGATTTGACTCCTGGACAgacctgcctccctcccagtttCACCCGGCTTGTGAAGATTCCTGGCGCCTCATCATCCAGGCTGGAGCTGTTCCAGCAGCACTGTGTCGATCGTTGTGGCTACAGCCCAGAGGATCTGCAGGTCGTGCTGGAGATCTGCAATGCCATCAAGGAAGGGAAGAGCTTCGGGATCGACAGGAACGAGCTGGAAAGGAGATTCTCCGCTTGTGAAGAACCGGAAGAGGGACGGACCAGAACCTTCTCTCAGTACCTGCAG GACCTGATCAACCTGGAGGAGGTGCTGGAAGTCGGAGGCAACGTTCTGCGCATAGTTGCGATTGAGTACGTGGACCCGTGGCTGCTTCACATCACTGCTCCGAGGCAGCCCCAGAGAGATGAGCAAAGCCAGCAGGATGTGTCCACTTCAAGGAAGAGAAGGCTGGAAGAATGTGATCCAGGAAAGGAAGCTCCTGCCAGCAAGAGGGCTGCTTTGGAGGATGGTGACTCTGCAGCTCCTGGAGACTGCAGGAATGCAGAGGAGAATCAGGAGAGTGCTCACAGAGACAGAGATCAAACCACCACTGCGGAGAATCAGGAGAGTGCTCACAGAGACAGATATCAAACCATCGCTGAGGAGAATCAGGAGAGTGCTCACAGAGACGGAGATGAAGAAACCACTGTGGAGGATACAGgagagcagagtggagagaggGACTCCCAGCCGAGCGAAGACAAGGAAGAACTCAAGCGCCTTCAAG GAGAGGGAGATGTCCACAGTCCAAGGGTTGAAAGAGCTGAGACCCAGGAGGGTGCAAGTGAAGG CGCTGGCTGTGAGGCGGTTGGTTTCCTCAGCCGGCCTTGGCGCATTGTGGATGGCAGTGTGAATAAGCCGCTCTGCAAGGGGATGATGGAGGCAGTGTTGCTGCACATCATGACCAGGCCTGGGGTCCCCGAGCAGCAGCTGGTGCGGCACTACCAGGGCGTGCTGCAGCCTGTGGCCGTTCGGGAGCTGCTGCAG GCTCTTGAAGACCTGGGCTGTCTTCTTAAGAAGTCCATGAGGAAGCCGACTCGGGTGTCCCTCTTCTCCAGCCCAGGCCCTGCAGACAGTGTGTGTATGAAGCAGAGGAGCGGCTCCAGCGAGGTGTTTTATGAGCCCACGATAGACTGTTGCTTGAGACTCGGCAAAGTGTTTCCACACGAAGCCAACTGGAACAAATGGGTGAAGTTTCTACACACCTGA